TGCCCACCGCGATTCAGGTTGAGGAAGATCTCGTTGCCCACCGGCTCGACGACCTCGACGCGCGCCTCGAAACCCAGCACCGGATCGCTGGACGGCTGCAGATGCTCCGGGCGCACGCCGACGATCACGTCCTGGCCGAACCAGCGGCGATCCACCTGCGCAGCACCCAGCGGTACGCGCCAGCCATCGGCCATCACCAGATGCAGGCCGTCCTGATCATCCAGCCGGCCCTGCAGCACGTTCATTGCCGGGCTGCCCAGGAAACCGGCCACGAACAGGTTGGCCGGGCGGTCGTAAAGCGCCATCGGACTGTCGATCTGCTGGATCACGCCATCCTTGAGCACCACGATGCGCTGGCCCAGCGTCATCGCTTCGACCTGATCGTGGGTGACGTAGATCATCGTGGTGCCAAGCTTGCGATGCAGCTGCGCGATCTCGGTGCGCACGCTGTGGCGCAGCTTGGCGTCCAGGTTCGACAACGGCTCGTCGAGCAGGAACACCGACGATTCGCGCACCATCGCCCGCCCCAGCGCCACGCGCTGGCGCTGGCCGCCGGACATCGCCTTGGGCAGCTTGTCCAGCATCGGGGTCAGCCCGAGCAGCTCGGCAGCAGTGTCGACCCGCTCGGCGATCACCTGCTTGGGATGGCCACGCAGCTTGAGCCCGAAGGCCAGGTTCTCGGCCACGGTCATGTGCGGATACAGCGCATAGCTCTGGAACACCATGGCGATGTCGCGGTCCTTGGGCGCCACGTCGTTGACCACGCGCTCGCCGATCTTCAACGTGCCCGCACTGATGTCCTCGAGCCCGGCAATCATGCGCAGCAAGGTCGACTTGCCGCAGCCCGATGGCCCCACCAGCACCATCAACTCGCCATCGGCGACCTCGAAGCTCGCACCCTGCACTGCCACCTGGCCGTTTTCATAGACCTTGCGGACACCTTCCAACTGCACTTTCGCCATCGTTCGGCCTCAACTGTGTATGCGCCCTGCCTTCGGCCCTCCCGATGGCAATGACGACCGACCCATCTGCACGGAATGTTCCTGCAAACGAATGCATTGGTTTATTCTGACATGTAATCGTTTTCACATGGCAACATCGATCTCGGGAGGAATCATGCCGCAACCGACCCACGCTGCTGTTTCACGCGGCGTCAGCTGCCATGCGGAGCCGGTCATTCCGCCACGCGGGGGCAGCTATACCGCCGATGCGCTAACCGCTGACCGCCAGTTGCTGCAACAATCGGGGATTGGGCGTCAGCGTCCATCCCCCGCTGCGCGCACGCAAGTGCGGTGCAGGAACAGACGTACCGACCGCCGGCACCCCGGCGCCTTTCCGCCAAGCCGCTGATAACGATGTCCCCAGAATCCGAAACGCGATCCATGCACAACACCCTGATCCTGTTCGGCGCCACCGGCGATCTTGCCCAGCGCTATCTGTTTCCTTCCCTGCTGCGACTGTTCATCGATGGCCTGCTGCCGGAAGACTTCCGCGTGCGTGCGCTGGCGTTGTCGCCGCACGACACCGATGCGTTCCGCGAGGTGCTGCGCCCGCGCCTGACCGAAGCGCTGCCGATCGCCACACCCGAGCAGATCGCCGCGCTGCTGCAGCGGATCGACTACCGCTCGGTGGACCTGCGCAATGCCGAGTCGGTGGCCGATGCGGTCCGTGAGCTGGCAAGCCGCCGCATCGTCAGCTACCTGGCGATTCCGCCGGGCCTGTACATCAGCACCTGCCAGGGCCTGGCCCTGGGGGGCGCTCTGGCCGCGCCGCACCGGCTGATGCTGGAAAAGCCGATCGGCCACGACTCGGACAGCGCCCGCGAGATCCTGCAGTCGATCGGCGCCTTGATCGACGAAGACCGCGTGTTCCGCCTGGACCACTACCTGGGCAAGGCGGCGGTGCAGAACCTGGTGGCGCTGCGCTTCGGCAACACCCTGCTGGAGGCGGTCTGGAACCGCACCTATATCGAATCGGTGCAGATCCTGGTGGCCGAAAGCGAAGGCGTGGACGGGCGCGATGCCTACTACGCCCGCTCCGGTGCGCTGCGCGACATGGTGCAGAGCCATATCCTGCAGCTGCTGTGCCTGGTGGCGATGGAGCCGCCGGCCTCGCTGGAAGCCGACCGCATCCGCGACGAGAAGGTCAAGGTACTGCGTGCACTGCGCCCGATGACCGCCGAGCATGCCGCACATGACAGCGTGCGCGGCCGCTACACCGCCGGCACCATCAATGGCCAGCCCGCGCAGGCCTACCACCCGCCGGAAGGCAGCGACGTGGAAACCTTCGTCGCGGTGACCGCGCATATCGACAACTGGCGCTGGGCCGGGGTGCCGTTCCATCTGTGCACCGGCAAGCGCCTGGCCGAGCGCTCCACCCGTATCGTGGTGACGCTCAAGCCGGTGACGCATTGGCTATTCGAGCGGCCCGACCGGCAGAATGCGGTGCCCAACCGCCTCACCTTCCAGCTGCAGCCGCAGGAAAACATCGAGCTGGGCCTGATGAGCAGCCTGGCTGGCCCGGAATGGGGCGCGATCGAACTGCAGCCGCTGGAACTGGAACTGTCGGTGCCCACCGGCCTGCACCGCCGCATCGCCTATGAGCGCCTGTTCGTGGATGCCTTCAACGGCAACCCGGCGCTGTTCGTGCGCGACGACGAGGTCAAGGCCGCCTGGGCCTGGATCGACAGCGTCAGCGATGCCTGGGCCGCGGCCCAACTTCCCCTGCAGCCCTACCCGGCCGGCAGCTGGGGCCCGGACATCGCTGCCCCATTCCTGCCTCCCGCCACCGACGCACAGGGAAACAACGCATGACCGCTCCTTCCAAGCCGGTGCTGGTTGCCGATATCGGCGGAACCAATGCGCGTTTTGCGTTGGCCGACGTCGACGCCTCGGTACCGTTGCTGGACGACACCTCGCGCGAATTCGCGGTGGTGGAGTTCGCCTCGCTCGGTGAAGCGGCCCGGTACTACCTCGACCAGATCGGCGTGCAGGCCACCAAGGGCGTGTTCGCGGTGGCCGGGCGGGTGGATGGCGACGAAGCGCGCATCACCAACCATCCGTGGGTGATCTCGCGCACGCGCACCGCCAGCATGCTGGGTTTCAGCACCCTGCACCTGATCAACGACTTTGCCGCACAGGCCATGGCGATCAGCCTGCTGCGTCCGCAGGACGTGGTGCAGGTGGGCGGGGCCAGCTGGCGGCCGGCGCCGATCGAGCAACCGCGCAACTACGGCGTGATCGGCCCGGGCACCGGGCTGGGCGTGGGTGGCCTGATCATCCGCAACGGGCGCTGTTTTCCGCTGGAAACCGAGGGCGGCCACGTCAGCTTCCCACCGGGCACGCCGGAAGAAATCCGCATTCTGGAGATCCTGTCCGAGCAGTTCGGCCGGGTCTCCAACGAGCGGCT
The window above is part of the Xanthomonas campestris pv. badrii genome. Proteins encoded here:
- a CDS encoding ABC transporter ATP-binding protein gives rise to the protein MAKVQLEGVRKVYENGQVAVQGASFEVADGELMVLVGPSGCGKSTLLRMIAGLEDISAGTLKIGERVVNDVAPKDRDIAMVFQSYALYPHMTVAENLAFGLKLRGHPKQVIAERVDTAAELLGLTPMLDKLPKAMSGGQRQRVALGRAMVRESSVFLLDEPLSNLDAKLRHSVRTEIAQLHRKLGTTMIYVTHDQVEAMTLGQRIVVLKDGVIQQIDSPMALYDRPANLFVAGFLGSPAMNVLQGRLDDQDGLHLVMADGWRVPLGAAQVDRRWFGQDVIVGVRPEHLQPSSDPVLGFEARVEVVEPVGNEIFLNLNRGGQPLVIRVAPQALPAVGEPLRLALRSDALHFFDPATGERLTNATA
- the zwf gene encoding glucose-6-phosphate dehydrogenase, whose translation is MHNTLILFGATGDLAQRYLFPSLLRLFIDGLLPEDFRVRALALSPHDTDAFREVLRPRLTEALPIATPEQIAALLQRIDYRSVDLRNAESVADAVRELASRRIVSYLAIPPGLYISTCQGLALGGALAAPHRLMLEKPIGHDSDSAREILQSIGALIDEDRVFRLDHYLGKAAVQNLVALRFGNTLLEAVWNRTYIESVQILVAESEGVDGRDAYYARSGALRDMVQSHILQLLCLVAMEPPASLEADRIRDEKVKVLRALRPMTAEHAAHDSVRGRYTAGTINGQPAQAYHPPEGSDVETFVAVTAHIDNWRWAGVPFHLCTGKRLAERSTRIVVTLKPVTHWLFERPDRQNAVPNRLTFQLQPQENIELGLMSSLAGPEWGAIELQPLELELSVPTGLHRRIAYERLFVDAFNGNPALFVRDDEVKAAWAWIDSVSDAWAAAQLPLQPYPAGSWGPDIAAPFLPPATDAQGNNA
- the glk gene encoding glucokinase, which translates into the protein MTAPSKPVLVADIGGTNARFALADVDASVPLLDDTSREFAVVEFASLGEAARYYLDQIGVQATKGVFAVAGRVDGDEARITNHPWVISRTRTASMLGFSTLHLINDFAAQAMAISLLRPQDVVQVGGASWRPAPIEQPRNYGVIGPGTGLGVGGLIIRNGRCFPLETEGGHVSFPPGTPEEIRILEILSEQFGRVSNERLICGPGLVNIHRALSEIAGVDPGPLQPKDITARAAAGDPRSSRTIDLFCAIFGAIAGDMVLMQGAWDGVFLTGGLVPKVLDSLQHSGFRQRFEHKGRFSAIMSKVPSLAVMHPHAGLLGAAAYAVDAERQHPGEQR